The following is a genomic window from Nymphaea colorata isolate Beijing-Zhang1983 chromosome 3, ASM883128v2, whole genome shotgun sequence.
TGCATGAGCTCGTCAATGTCTCTAACAATGTTGAAGACTGCTTTTGGCTGTGCTAGCTTGAGTGCATTTTGGGACATCTTTCTGAGCTCATGAGCGTCTGAGCCGAACCAACGGGCAACCAGATTCGCAGTTTGCTTTGGGCACTTGGAAAAAACTCCTGCTCCATTTTCAACAACGTAAGGCACGTTGCCGACTTCCTGGAATATCCAGAAGAGGAAAATGAGTAGTATTATTTGACAGAATTCAATTCACATGAAACAGAGTATGGGTGTTCCTAAGTTTATGCCGGGAAATTTGATGCATAATAAACGGAAATTCTTTCAAGCATGCCTATTAGCCTAATATTTCAAAGTGGGACAACACAACATtgcaaatatttcaaattttcaatataatttatCTTGCCAATATAGCACAGTAGCAATTTTAATGAATTAAGTTGGACCTTCCAACATCCCTTTAGAAGTTACAAGGGGACAGACGGATAGTGGGTTTGTGCAGGCTGTAAAAGAAAGAGGAGCAGGACAGACATCTAAGCTTTATGATATTTCCATGTTTGAGCAGATGGATGAATGTTTCCCATCAAACAATAGCTCACCTGCCCAGGGATGAAATCGTTGAGGATTATGGGTAGTCCACGGATCAAAGCTTCGGCAATGGTGCCAGGCCCAGCCTACAAAATCCACAAACATCTTGATCAAAGACAGCAAATTACAATTGCTAAGACTAAATAACAGATGATTATTTGCAGACAGAAACCATCAATAGCGTGGTTACCTTAGTGATAATGCAATCACAAGCTGCCATCCATTTCTCCATCTGCTTCTCAAAGCTCCTGACCtatggaaaagatgaagaggCTAAGTATGTCACTTGAAGCAAATCCGACGACCTCCATAAACTAAGTACAAAACCTGAATTCAGTCAAAGTTTGGAAGCAGTAGTAAATCGGGGTTACCTTCACCGGTACTTCCCAATTaattgatttcagttttgatgcAAGAACTTGGTTCCGGCCACAAATTATGACAATCTGCCCTATGGGCTTGCCAAGTTGTTCATCATACAGAGCTTCCTCAAGTGCTCTTGCTGTTTCCTCAACAGGACCCATACCCTCTCCACCTCCCATCAGCAATACTGCAGGCAGTTGCCGATCCATTGCAAGTTCCACCCTTAATTCATCCTGCAAGAAAATGGTACCTTAGATTGCATTTCAATGGCAGATTTTTTGGCTTATCCGAGACTCTAGATGATGAATGCCAACAAACCTTAGAGAAAACAGCATGACAGAAGGATGGTCGAACGGGCAGACCGAAGATGCGTATCTGAGAAGGGTTTAGTCCATCTAGCAGTGCCCTGTTTGAGACCTCCTCTGATGGGCAATAGCACCTTGTAACGCCGGTGTGAAACCTGAATCATCCAGATAATGTAAACCCTCTAATATTACTTCATTATAGAAGTGTCTACTCTGTTAAGCACTAGTATTAGCTCATCCCTGAACTgagtttcataatttttttaaagctttttGAATGGGACCAACCATGTGGGGTGGCAAGTGTTGAGATCTGTAATGACGGTGACGAAAACCACCTTCTTATGGAGGCCCTGCCATTTGAGCACCCAAAGGGGAATGTGTTGCATGAGAGGGTGAACGCTAATGATAATATCTGGCTTGTACTTCATCAGACCTTCTTCCACCTCTCTGCAGTCAcgcaaaaaaattgaattagaTGAAGGAAATTATCTTTCCAACTCAAGgaagaagatcaagaaaaaatatgttccGTCCAAGCTGAAAGTATGCAACCGGACTCACTAGTTTCCAGAGGACATGAAATGACATAAACAAAATTAGGATGAAACTATTGCAGATCATGTCAACTAAATTTTGAGTCAGAAATCAGAAAAGATCTCCATATATCATTCATATATGACGAGAAATTATGAACCTTGACAAGAAACCAGAAGCGGGATTTTCTTTAGCTTGGACGGAAAGAAAGCATACTTTGCATAATAGGCGGCAAACGCGGCGAGGTAGAGACAATGGACCAAGCGAGGGGAGCTGCCATGGAAGACGACCTTCCAAAGCCGTAGATGCTTCAACATGAACTTATACGATCGCTCCATATCATTCAGCGGCCAGCCCGTGTGTTCTTTCCAGAGGTCCTTGACGAACACCTAATCACCACGCTCTAACTTTAgagaattcattttatttgcAGAATCAATCAGGAACTAGCAACACTATCTACAATCAAGAAAACGAAACAAGAGACCATTGAAAACCAAGGTGGGGAGGGAAGGACAACAAAGCAGAAGAAAGTTTAAACTGAGAAGGCAAACAAGCTCCTGGTTAAGAGCAGATTCTGAAAAAATAGAGATATTAAAATCTGACATGACCCTGGAAGCCATAAAATCCTACAACAAATTCTGGTTAAGTAatatagaaaataattaaatgatttGAAGTCAAACATAGCTAACATAATAGCAGATAATTTCAAGGTATAAAAccgaggaaaagaaaaattttaaacataaatAATTGTAAAGTTTCACCAAAAACATTTAGAAACGCATCAGTTCGAACATTGTTACACACCATGCATAAACAACTCCCGCCCacgagaggaaaagaaagagagagagagagacttactcTGTACTGATCGCCAAATTCCAAACGGAAAGCGTCCTTGATCGCCTCAGCGGACGCCCGGTGGCCGCCGCCGGTGTCGCTCATCAGGATGAGGACGTTCTTTGTGCGCTCTGCCCCCATCTGAAGCAGCTCCAAGCCGCCACCCTGATCATCATCGAGGCCGAAGCCACGCGAAGGAGACAGCGAAGAGAaagcagaggaagaggaagaagagaaagagcatCTCTCGTAGCCGAGGATGCTCTCGATCACCGTCTCCTTCACCCACTTCCTCGGCGACACCACCGACGTCACCATGACCTCCCACCTAGAGCTCACCGGTATGATCCACCGCCGGTAAATATTCACCAACAGAAGTTCCGGCGTCCGGCCCCAGCAGCACTTGTCCTCACCACACTATTGGAGGGGGAGAGCATTTTGAAGCCACCAAAAAGGCCCATGTGGATCCCACATGTCCCAACGTGGCATCCAACGTGGATCCGTTCAGCCAATGGGGAGCTTCTGGGAGATAGTGGGGCCCACTGGTTAGATTCGAATATTACGCGGGAATGTTCCGGTGCGAAGATCCGCATCTTAGCTCTGGTGAGGTCACCCCCATGCAGATCGGGTCCAGTTGTTCGTTTTGGAGGTGACGTTGAAGTTCTAGATCCGGGTCAAACTTGTCCAGATAGTTCTATGATAGACAGGATTCGAATTGCTGTCGACGATTATTGTGCATGAAAAATGCTCGGATAATCCTTTATGCTCCTGGCCTTGTCTTCGCGGGTTTTGGATCCGAATCTGAGGGAATATTTCTAAAACGGGATTTTGAGATCAGGCTTATTGACACCATCAGACGGACCCGGAAGAGCCTACTCACGCTTGTAACTGGATCCAAAGCCCTTACTCTTGTTGGTCTCTTTCATCCATCTTCAATAAGTGGCAatataccaagaaaaaatgagataacTCTCGATCTGTGAAGTGGAATTGGAGATTACCGTTAAAAACTTGACTTACCGAATCTAAGCATCATGGCGTGCGGCGCAATCACCAGCAAGGGAGCTCACACTCAAAATGTTGGAAGTTTAAATCATGTGGATATTGTCATGTTCTGGTACGCTACTCGTATAAACTACAATGGTGACACGCACGACACTTGAGTTGAAGGATTTACGGCATAGGTTCATCCTTAAAAGCATAAGGATGATGCCTTATAAGTTATACACGAAAGATAGTTTTTCctaaagaaacaaacaaaaaaatgtgagcaaGAGGTGATCatcgttttctctttctcttggcCTATGAGAATCTTCCTCATACTAATAAAATATGTCTTAGAAAGCAACTGGTCTTCACAAAACATTTAATGGATATTCTTTTATTTCGATAAGTTCAGTAATTGGTATGTATGAAAGTGAAAAATTGCACCTGCCTGAGTAGAAAACTGTACATAAACAGCGAACCAAATTTGAATACACTCATAGCAAGCTCTCAATCATGCATATTCTTTAATAATGATAATTGAGCGCctcaattattttataaaaattattgaCAAGCAAGTCCCCAAGAAGAGGCAAATAAGGAAAGGTATGCTAATTATATTGTCCAAACTCTGAGGGCTGAGCATTTCTTTCCCCTTTATCAAATAAACAATGGGGAAAAGGGGAGTACTGTGTACAAGTCAAATTGCACTGGGAACCCACTTTTTATCCTTAATCTACAATTAAGAGACTTTTTAAAAgtcctttttagtttttttttttaaactgtcAAATACAAGGGAATATGATCTAAGCCGTTATTGGAAAACAGTTTTCGAATTGAATTGATCCTTAAAAAACATTTGGAAAATGGGCCGATGCAAATGGAATtggaattgtttttttttttaacctgaCTTATTTTGGAAAAGGAAACTGTAATTAAAGATTAGAAATTCAAATAGAAGtcggaaaaaaaaagtgaaaataggccattattttaagttaaatgattttaaaaaaatataatttttttttcacaacgATGGATTcgtgaagcaagaaaaactgtTACTTTTCATCAAATAATGCAGAAATATGGGGCACTTTTTTGGAACCTCGGAACAGTTTTGACCCCCAAAACGGAAACTGTTTCCTTAGCTGCAACCTCACCTTGACGTAGCAGCTAAGAACTAGCACAAGCACAACCCTTCTCCTTTAATATCGGCAATAAACGGTCCGTTTATGTCGCCGATATTTTCGTTCCTTTTGGTGTTTGGATACGTCGCCTTAATAGATTTCGTGCTGCTTTCCTTGCAAGGTATTCGACGATTTTGTTTCAAGTCTTTCCCGACGCTCTATCGTCAAGGATGTGAAATGACCGTTGGCCTGAGCTAACGTACACTACATGAAGATAGGACCTTTACTCTCGGCTAACCTGCGTCGTAACGATAACTCCGATCTCATCAAACTCTCATTTCAAGATCAAGGCCATTTAATGTTGCCAAAATATGCCCAAGTCAACTGATTCAGATGGATTTTGTAGCAAATCACTCGGCTATCCAAGGATACCGTATGTCATACACTACTTAATCCTTTATTGCTTTTAATAGTTTtaagttcttttattttttattttaatgttttttaaaacatgtaTTATGACATCCTTTTCCAATTCGTAACTAAATCAGCTAAATTGATCTCCTTTTTTATAAGCcgctgcttcttcttcttcttcttcgtccatTATGCTAAAGCGCAATCTGAACAGTCTGTAACATGATTGATAAGGTAAAAAACACAGTTTTTCTCCTTAAcgatcttttcttcttttttcaatgttATTTCTTTGGTTTATGTAGAGGGTTCCACTTGAGAAGCCGAGCGACAAGGCGCTACTCGAACAACAACAGTTTTTTCTGCTAGTTGCttttattttgaggaaaaaaaaaagacagagaaATACATATTTCAGTTTCTATGTTCTTGGTTTAAGACAAATAAACATGATGCATTACATTGACTAAATTGGAGATGATTAAATTAAATGAGGTGGCTTTTGCCTTTTAGCACTTTCGCCTTTCTCCTGCCTATTATTCTCTTCAGCACTCTTTTGGCATTGGTTAAATCACTTTAATGTGTTGTTTAGTTAGACTGGTTGTTCTTCTCCCATTTGCTTCTTGCTGTCTTCATTTGTGAGACTGTTCTTATCCCTGGTGCTAACTGACATAGAAAATTTGTATAGATGTTTGGATGGTTCGGCCCCTTCAACCAAAAAATCCTGTCTCCGCCCCAGCTCAGTGTCCAACTAAAGGGTTCTGACGATATTAGAACAATCTGACGGCATCAGAACGGCCAGTGACATTGACACTGCGAAGCTATGAAAACAGAAGCAAATGCAGCAGGATCGTCGTTACTCAAAGCAAACAGCATTAAAGACAATGGGCACAATAACAACGCCAAGTGCATCACTTCTCATAATGGCAGCTGACCTGATGATTGTGATCGCAAAGACTAGTTGAAGCATGGTGGAGGTGGGATCCGAAGGCAAGAAAACTGCCTGAATAATgaggaaatggagaaaagaagagaCTTCGGCCTTCACTTAGGTGGTGggatttctttctccttcacgCACATAATGCTAGTCAAACTAGGTGTGTTTAGAGCAACTATGGTGTACCTGGTTTATAGTCATGTGTAAAGCATATTAGGTTATCGCAATATAACACCAAtactttttcaaaatgtaagtgATCCAAGTTAGTTCAGCAGCAGCCGACGCTAGTGCACAGTATTTGAGCGTGCCACGGTTGGTTGCATATCGTATATCGtgcttgatgaagaagaaacatGCTTGAAGCGTTTCTCGTAAAATTATTGATGATGGGAGATATGAATGCCTTCAACGTTGAAGGTTGATCACAGGTTATAAAGACGTTGTTAACATAtagtaataaaataataaagccTTAGGATCCCAAGGACCTGACTGTGTTCGGGCCCCTTGTTCAATCTCCCTCTTAAGGCATACACATCTGTTCGTATGGGACCTCAAGTCCAAGTGTTGAACCAGCTCTAATGCCACTATAATAACCCGATTCACTCCCGAGCTTAGGCCCCTGATTCAACGGATCTCAACCCGTCCCCTAGCAGTTTCCGTTTTAActccaaaaagactaaaaaccATGACAATCACCTTATTAatggcctccctttataagctcttgaagatcccTAATAATCTTCGATATGATACTAAAACTCCTGGGGTGTTACACTTtacataccaaaaaaaaaagtctacgGTCAtcaaaaacacattaaatttaTTGAACCACAtatgagatgattgtcttgtGAAGAAATGATTGTCTTGTGAAGAAAAATTGTGAAGTATGTCCATGGGATCATGCTCCACCATTTGGCATATATAGTACTTGCTCTTTGACAAGTTAAGATAATGGATTTTTGTCGCCAAAGAACAGCTTTTTTCATTTCCAGCAGCCTTCTCCATTGCTTTCTTGTCAAGTATCTCCATGGGATCATGCTTCACCATTTTTTTCTGCATTCAAAACTCACAAATCAAGAAAGCATGTCGGAGAAAAGCAAAACATCCGGGGATCCAAGACTCGCCTATCAACCATGAACCGCACATGAAGAGAAAAGCTCCGTAACTCCAAATCCACCAGCAGCCATCAATACCCAGACTCTAGAAATATAGAGATGCTCAAACTTGCTGGAATCTTAAGACTGATCCCTGTTGTCATACTTCATATTCAAAGGAGCGCTGTTTTCAGACATACCCAACTAAATTGGAAaggaacacatttttttcatctaaagTGAAAGAAAGAATTGAGCCCTTGTAAATACATTTAAAGTGTTGCAGCCCCTCAGGTTTTGGAAACAGAAACGCAGAATTAGTTCAAGACCatcaggaagaagaagaaagagaagagaggaatttgaatttgaagccAAACCCTCTTCCTTCTAGCATGGCTATGCTGTTTtcgatttttctttcttctttttattttccttctgcccaaattctatatttttctcttgtttttctttaattttgagaatttttgtacattattatatacataatatatatttacatatacacTTTGTCGTACCATCGTATTCGGATTTTCTAAAATCAACGTACATGTACCTGCTCCGTCGTACTCGTGGCcgtatccatgtgacttaagTCATGACTCACGTAAGAGCATGTATGAAAGGCAGAGAAGATGGTTAGTGACACCCAGGCGTAAAGGTAAGTGTGGGCTGTGTGGAGGTGTATGCCCCCACGGAGTCCATTCTAAAACCTTGTTTTTAATGATTGGATCTGGGTAGATTTTAGTCTAATTATATAGATCAGTCCCACGAGACCCGAGTCATTCAGTGCTCccatagacaaaaaaaatcttatttccgCCCCTGGTGACACTGTGTTGCCTTAATTCCATTTGGGGAGTCGAACATCCACACATTTTCAATTCACTGGTACTAATGTACGGTTAGGAGCTTAACAGTCGAACCTATGGGTCTGGTTCGGTTTTGAATCTTGATCTTGACTTGTGAAAGATgatactttcaaaatttgactTATTCTTATGACGACTGATCATATTTGCTTACGAATCGGCCTTCCTATCTTCTTATACGAGAATCGATCCGAGCACATCTTATCAGGATAATGCTCAAGCCGATCAACTATGCTAAGCCTCTTGAAGCATCAAAACCAAACCCTAAAAGTGAACGTTCTCTCGTGACAATTGATATGTTTCATTCTGTCGTGCACAATAAAGTTGACACCCTTCTTTGGGAGTCGGACGAAACTTAGTGGCCCCTTTTCTATGCATGATTGAACGAATAAAGAATAGATTGCTGCGATGGACATCTTAGCGTGTTTTCTAAAAACTAAATATACTCTTTGATGGTTTTTATTTTACACTTGATCCTTAGGTTGAAACAAATTATGTTGATTCTTAGATAAACTAGATGTTGATTACTTATTTCATGAATTGCAGAAAGCTAACATCTGCAGTTCATGAAAATATTTCGCAAGTCACTCGTGCTGGGGTTGCAAATTATGTCATTAGTTCACAGCGTGGCTAcaagttttgtcaaaattggatttctaTTCTCGGGTTATCGCTGAGATTCATTTGATAAATgctgaatttaaaaattataaaacgggttttttaagtttttgtcataaaaattaataaaatactctcactgaaaaggaaaaatcttcaCCTCTAGGCCTAAAGCGCTTCATGCAATGCATGTTTAAGTTGGACGGGGAACGATCTGATCCAGTCTGACCACTCCCAACAAGCAGTAATATGCGAAGAGAAATTGTCAACACTTGGAAATAAGGTTGGGCATCAGCCCTGCCTGGCCCGATAAGGAGTCGGACTCGAGAAGGGCTGCAGTCCATAACAGCGGCCCAGGCCCGGTCCGATAAGGAGTCGGACTCGGGCAGGGCTGCAGTCCATAACAGCATTTTGGTCCCGGGCTGGCCCgattaacattaaaaaacttatatatataattataaatgaacttacatacaatatatatatatatatatatgtgtgtttggggtttgATAAAAGTTCACGTGATTCACCTGTATCTGTACAGTTGGGTAGCCAATAATgggattttctcaaaaaaaatgGGAAACTAAAGATGCTCCGGGATGGTTGCAATATCTGGATTTAGTCATATCCAATTTGAGGCATTTTGTAGGTGGATTGATCAGGGCTTGATGGAAGGACTAcaccaatttcaaaaattgaagataagatcaagaaattgaattcCAATTATTTGGGGAATCTTATCAATTTGGTGGAGCCTTTGATAAAAGGAAAGAGATGTTGCGTGCGAATATTGCCCTCTCAGCAGGACAAAATTGAGAGAAGGGCTTTTTAATTTCCCATTTTGTGCTCACAATGGGATATTTATCTTTTCCTTCGATGGGCATTAAAGTAATTTTAGGCACCGGTGCATGTTCGGGGCCCGAACATTTCAGACTTGCTGGAGCTGAGGCCTTAAATGAGTTtgtattttttcctcttttacaaAAGCTGTTGGAGCCTTCCAAAATGTACTAATAACACAAGGTTCCACACTCAAACTCCCTTTTCATCAACTTGTTGAGATTCCCAAATTATCTTACCAGAGGTGAGGCGCACActtttcaattatttatttgatttgacaAGTGAGTGATAAAATAATAGCTTATCATTTGCTTCAAATCATTGTCCAAGCCATAGTTGACTCGGACTCGGATCGAGAGAAGATCGGGCCATCGGATCAGTGAGTCGACTCGGTCGAGCTttaaaataacttaaatcaGGATAGTCAAGACAAGTTGGGCCGAGTCAGGGGAGAGTTGAGCCGAGTCATGTCGAGTTAGGGGCAAGCCGGACCAACCTTAACTCCCTGACAAGCTCACCATTCAAACGTCTCTTGTTTTGACTTTTAGTGGGGAAGCAAGCTAACCACAAGAATAAGTTAATCGGACCTCCCCCAGAAGAAACCAGCCTCAGTTAAACCCAAGTGAAAGTATATTAGACATCGAGTGTTGTTTTATTGCCTTGAATCTAAGATCTGATGCAATTCAGAGTATGTTTGATACCCTCGGCTCTAAGATCCGCGGTCTACGggaattttaaatttgtgatGATGAATGGGCTCATTCTTTAGATCACAAAACT
Proteins encoded in this region:
- the LOC116250941 gene encoding probable monogalactosyldiacylglycerol synthase 3, chloroplastic; this translates as MVTSVVSPRKWVKETVIESILGYERCSFSSSSSSAFSSLSPSRGFGLDDDQGGGLELLQMGAERTKNVLILMSDTGGGHRASAEAIKDAFRLEFGDQYRVFVKDLWKEHTGWPLNDMERSYKFMLKHLRLWKVVFHGSSPRLVHCLYLAAFAAYYAKEVEEGLMKYKPDIIISVHPLMQHIPLWVLKWQGLHKKVVFVTVITDLNTCHPTWFHTGVTRCYCPSEEVSNRALLDGLNPSQIRIFGLPVRPSFCHAVFSKDELRVELAMDRQLPAVLLMGGGEGMGPVEETARALEEALYDEQLGKPIGQIVIICGRNQVLASKLKSINWEVPVKVRSFEKQMEKWMAACDCIITKAGPGTIAEALIRGLPIILNDFIPGQEVGNVPYVVENGAGVFSKCPKQTANLVARWFGSDAHELRKMSQNALKLAQPKAVFNIVRDIDELMHKQGILSRIKYSLVPTSFACLA